A window of Augochlora pura isolate Apur16 unplaced genomic scaffold, APUR_v2.2.1 APUR_unplaced_6215, whole genome shotgun sequence genomic DNA:
TAGTTTTCGATCACAAACTCAGCTGGACTCCAGCAGTACTCGACAGGATAAATAAAGCCAAAAAAGCAGCAGCTTCCATACACTCCCTCATATCGCGTGgctcgaaaataaaacaaagtcTCAGGCTCATACTTTACAAATCCTGTCTCAGGCCGGTTCTCACCTACGGTGCACATATCTGGTGCACTGCCCCCAGATCCACTCTTAAGAACCTgcaaatttatcaaaataaattactcaaaataattacagacaaACCGCCAAGATATCACACAAACCAACTTCACCTTGAAACCAACATTGAACTTATCTCGACACACATTATTACACTC
This region includes:
- the LOC144478008 gene encoding uncharacterized protein LOC144478008 — translated: MVALCEVSDVHRKLGFNFVGDSVSIVETGDSDEWVRVLADVVSGDECNNVCRDKFNVGFKVLKSGSGGSAPDMCTVGENRPETGFVKYEPETLFYFRATRYEGVYGSCCFFGFIYPVEYCWSPAEFVIENYS